One window from the genome of Streptococcus parasanguinis encodes:
- a CDS encoding CPBP family intramembrane glutamic endopeptidase, with the protein MNRKQALSMYLLGTFGQVLGVSLLVWILRAGGVKVDFTSSFGIIAIIVGGLSSAFWGTLASISYHQSSFKQILKDFFQVKDRLANYCLVLVFLLLDFFPFIFGGKITTQSLVLPVVLFFKALLFGGIEEIGWRYFFQPTLQEKIPYFSATLITFLAWSSWHLFYFYIDGSLGVIQLFPFLVGLLTNCFILSALYHKTQNLWLCVMTHACINSLSQILVNEEVWLSIVSKILIISLAIMIARRKYVTVKEEK; encoded by the coding sequence ATGAATAGAAAGCAAGCCCTATCTATGTATTTGTTAGGGACCTTTGGTCAAGTATTAGGAGTTAGCCTTCTGGTGTGGATTTTAAGAGCAGGAGGAGTCAAGGTTGATTTTACATCATCATTTGGGATCATCGCTATTATTGTAGGTGGATTATCATCTGCTTTTTGGGGGACTCTTGCAAGCATTAGTTACCATCAATCTAGTTTCAAACAAATTCTAAAAGATTTTTTTCAAGTCAAAGACAGGTTAGCTAATTATTGTTTAGTGCTCGTTTTCTTGCTACTCGACTTTTTCCCCTTTATCTTTGGTGGTAAGATCACCACTCAATCGTTGGTCTTGCCAGTGGTGCTCTTTTTTAAGGCTCTTCTTTTTGGTGGGATTGAAGAAATTGGCTGGCGTTATTTCTTTCAACCAACTTTGCAGGAAAAAATACCTTATTTTTCAGCTACTTTGATCACCTTTTTAGCCTGGTCTAGTTGGCATCTTTTCTACTTCTACATCGATGGTTCTTTAGGTGTCATTCAATTATTTCCGTTTCTAGTAGGTCTGCTAACTAACTGCTTTATCTTATCGGCCTTGTATCATAAAACGCAAAATTTATGGCTCTGTGTCATGACCCATGCCTGTATCAATTCCTTGTCTCAGATTCTAGTGAATGAAGAGGTATGGCTATCTATCGTCAGTAAAATTCTTATTATTAGTTTAGCAATCATGATTGCAAGAAGGAAGTATGTAACTGTAAAGGAGGAAAAATGA
- a CDS encoding Ltp family lipoprotein: MKDSIGEKQAKVVMMKKFLIFIFTMFGLMVGMLALMAIEYQISYNKWINSRSGSQLTKPVQKYSSSTDGNKDDFESSKQEYASSSDKKNKDDLESLMNMFKKRVYPLPLLDAEYTSAYATAKEFLKKSPLSMQQIKNDLTKNDRYSEDASLYAIDKLNVDWKEQALLKAKSYQMYHYSKEKLVDQLIKFDLFTQEEADYAVEQGHFDWKEEAVKAVESFGSGGNYSKERLLEKLVEIRKFTQEEAEYAIEHAKIDWSD; the protein is encoded by the coding sequence ATGAAAGATTCCATTGGAGAAAAACAAGCAAAGGTAGTCATGATGAAAAAGTTTTTGATATTTATTTTTACGATGTTTGGATTGATGGTAGGAATGTTAGCTTTGATGGCAATTGAGTATCAAATAAGTTATAATAAATGGATAAATTCACGTTCAGGATCACAGCTGACTAAACCTGTACAAAAATACTCTTCTTCAACTGATGGAAATAAGGATGATTTTGAATCATCAAAACAAGAATACGCTTCTTCAAGTGACAAAAAAAATAAGGATGATTTAGAATCATTAATGAATATGTTTAAGAAAAGAGTTTATCCTTTACCTTTACTAGATGCAGAATATACAAGTGCATATGCAACAGCTAAAGAATTTTTAAAGAAATCTCCTTTATCGATGCAGCAAATTAAAAATGATCTTACTAAGAATGACAGGTATTCAGAAGATGCTTCCCTGTATGCTATCGATAAGCTTAATGTAGACTGGAAAGAGCAAGCACTTTTAAAAGCAAAATCATATCAAATGTATCATTATTCAAAAGAAAAGTTAGTTGATCAACTTATAAAATTTGATCTATTTACTCAAGAAGAGGCTGACTATGCTGTGGAGCAAGGTCATTTTGATTGGAAAGAGGAAGCTGTTAAAGCAGTGGAATCTTTTGGAAGCGGTGGCAACTATTCGAAAGAAAGATTATTAGAAAAACTTGTTGAAATAAGAAAGTTTACTCAAGAGGAAGCGGAGTACGCAATAGAACATGCCAAAATAGATTGGTCTGATTAA
- a CDS encoding CPBP family glutamic-type intramembrane protease: MNKFISKRSVAIWYALTALLATFLVGQVILWIFPDRSSMGASLLFILMNLIPLIVAAVFSLVLREVNSLGEFFKKVFLQKESPLSWILAFFIPVIYYGISILLMNVRFTGNFLLAFFLYFPWTLLYGGLEEVGWRWFLQDHLYFSKHFIPKMMVLSIVWFLWHIPIYQLPWITAGSSNYLIFYLMILGNTFLFGALQEYSKGAVPCILAHMLIDSLAVLMLIQSSLTQIILLVSFEILVASWLVAARKSEK, translated from the coding sequence ATGAACAAATTTATTTCAAAACGATCAGTCGCTATCTGGTATGCATTGACTGCCCTCCTTGCTACCTTTCTAGTAGGGCAAGTTATTCTTTGGATTTTCCCAGATAGGAGTAGTATGGGTGCATCGCTCCTGTTTATCCTAATGAACTTGATTCCCCTGATTGTGGCAGCTGTCTTTTCTCTGGTGTTGAGGGAAGTCAACTCCTTGGGTGAATTTTTCAAAAAGGTCTTTCTTCAAAAAGAAAGTCCCCTATCCTGGATCCTAGCTTTCTTCATCCCCGTCATCTATTATGGGATCTCCATCCTGCTTATGAATGTTCGCTTTACTGGGAACTTCCTCTTGGCCTTCTTCCTTTATTTCCCCTGGACCTTATTATATGGAGGCCTAGAAGAAGTCGGTTGGCGTTGGTTTTTACAAGATCATCTTTATTTTAGTAAGCACTTTATACCTAAAATGATGGTTCTTTCCATTGTCTGGTTCCTCTGGCATATCCCTATCTATCAACTCCCTTGGATTACAGCTGGATCGTCCAACTATCTCATCTTTTACCTGATGATCTTAGGGAATACCTTCCTATTTGGAGCGCTCCAGGAGTACTCGAAAGGAGCTGTTCCTTGTATCCTCGCTCATATGCTGATCGATAGTCTAGCTGTCCTCATGCTGATTCAGAGTTCACTCACTCAGATTATCCTTCTGGTTAGTTTCGAAATCCTAGTAGCCTCTTGGCTGGTGGCTGCACGAAAATCAGAGAAATAG
- a CDS encoding glycoside hydrolase family 13 protein: protein MELTAIYHRPESEYAYLYKDGQLHIRIRTKKEDIKRIVLHYGDPFIFIEDLYEATKEMDKVTTDDLFDYWQVSVSVHHARIQYLFELEDTKGDKVLYGDRGVAAYNKENLDFVMNGFKLPFIHEIDGCAVPDWVAQTVWYQIFPERFADGNPAISPEGVRPWDASIAPQVLDFFGGDLQGIIDHLDYLQELGITGLYLCPIFESPSNHKYDTIDYFEIDRHFGDKETFRQLVKEAHARGMKIMLDAVFNHIGYDSPQWQDVVKYGEDSIYKDWFHIKEFPVSSENLWNSRDLSYHTFAFAGYMPKLNTANPEVKAYLLKVATYWIEEFDIDAWRLDVANEIDHQFWRDFRKAVLAKKPDLYILGEIWHSSQPWLKGDEFHAVMNYPLSESIKDYFLRGHKETQRFIWEINSQSMYYRQQISEVMFNLLDSHDTERILTTAKGDLQSVKSALAFLHLQRGTPCIYYGTELALIGGPDPDCRRVMPWERVSADNDMLNFMKELIQLRKEVAELIQHGKVSLAEVEPDVVAVEWQHEGNMLKAYFNQSKKDVVLERGQADLISLGSISDDRLIIQPNGFVIYREEQ, encoded by the coding sequence ATGGAATTAACAGCGATTTATCACCGGCCTGAATCGGAGTACGCCTATCTTTATAAGGACGGCCAGCTTCACATTCGCATCCGGACCAAGAAAGAAGATATCAAACGGATTGTCTTGCACTATGGGGATCCCTTTATTTTTATAGAGGATCTTTATGAGGCAACTAAGGAAATGGACAAGGTGACGACAGACGACCTCTTTGATTATTGGCAAGTGTCGGTATCTGTCCACCATGCAAGGATCCAGTACCTCTTTGAATTAGAAGATACAAAAGGAGATAAGGTCTTGTACGGAGATCGGGGTGTGGCAGCCTACAACAAGGAGAACCTGGACTTCGTCATGAACGGTTTTAAGCTTCCTTTTATCCATGAGATTGATGGGTGTGCTGTACCGGACTGGGTGGCGCAGACGGTTTGGTATCAGATTTTTCCTGAGCGCTTTGCCGATGGGAATCCAGCCATTTCACCAGAAGGTGTTCGTCCTTGGGATGCCTCTATTGCTCCTCAAGTATTGGATTTCTTTGGTGGTGATTTGCAAGGGATCATCGATCATCTGGACTACTTGCAGGAGTTAGGAATTACAGGGCTCTACCTTTGCCCGATTTTTGAATCTCCAAGCAACCACAAATACGATACCATTGATTATTTTGAAATTGATCGACATTTTGGAGATAAGGAGACCTTCCGCCAGCTAGTGAAAGAGGCCCATGCGCGTGGGATGAAGATTATGCTGGATGCCGTCTTTAACCATATTGGCTATGATTCACCCCAATGGCAGGATGTGGTCAAATACGGGGAGGATTCGATTTACAAGGACTGGTTCCATATTAAGGAGTTTCCTGTCTCCTCAGAAAATCTGTGGAATAGTCGCGACTTGTCTTACCATACTTTTGCCTTTGCAGGCTATATGCCTAAGCTCAATACGGCTAATCCTGAGGTGAAGGCCTATCTCTTGAAGGTGGCGACTTACTGGATTGAAGAGTTTGATATTGATGCTTGGCGACTGGATGTGGCCAATGAAATTGACCATCAATTCTGGCGGGATTTCCGTAAGGCGGTCTTGGCCAAGAAGCCGGATCTCTATATCCTTGGGGAAATCTGGCATTCGTCCCAACCTTGGCTCAAGGGCGATGAGTTCCATGCGGTGATGAACTATCCCCTCTCTGAAAGTATCAAGGATTATTTCCTGCGGGGGCATAAGGAGACGCAACGCTTCATTTGGGAAATCAATAGCCAGTCCATGTACTATAGGCAACAAATCTCTGAGGTCATGTTTAACCTCTTGGACTCCCATGATACAGAGCGCATTTTGACGACGGCCAAAGGCGATCTACAGTCTGTCAAGTCTGCTCTCGCCTTCCTCCATCTACAACGGGGTACGCCATGTATTTATTATGGAACGGAGCTAGCCCTCATCGGTGGTCCAGACCCAGATTGCCGCCGTGTCATGCCATGGGAGCGCGTATCAGCGGACAATGACATGCTCAACTTTATGAAGGAATTGATCCAGCTCCGAAAAGAAGTAGCTGAGTTGATCCAACATGGTAAAGTGAGTCTAGCAGAGGTTGAGCCGGATGTGGTGGCAGTAGAATGGCAGCATGAAGGTAACATGCTCAAAGCCTACTTTAACCAGTCGAAGAAAGACGTTGTCTTAGAAAGAGGACAGGCAGATCTGATCAGTCTTGGAAGCATTTCTGATGATCGCTTGATCATTCAACCAAATGGATTTGTTATTTATAGGGAAGAGCAGTAA
- a CDS encoding ankyrin repeat domain-containing protein, with product MQKTFQLLRRGDLEEVRQILDKKPEEVNAVSGDKPKRDQGQSLLQVAIKSGHLDIADLLIDRGADLNFIEEPTELNPFCQPVLQTAGGRAVFDCRRMIKRWNGQYEMYSSKEKADKSFKVFEKMLELGADISQKDSHGGTLLQTILIETKEVLPSYYWKTKETSDNVLITDELRHDLNRIYDLLIRYSVTADEIAVYQNIPLKELYQDSPTMEFLNRLDQSRS from the coding sequence ATGCAAAAAACCTTTCAGTTGTTGCGAAGAGGAGATTTAGAGGAAGTCCGTCAGATATTGGATAAAAAGCCTGAAGAAGTCAATGCTGTTTCGGGTGACAAACCTAAAAGAGATCAGGGACAGTCGCTCCTTCAAGTCGCTATCAAATCGGGACATTTAGATATTGCAGACTTACTCATTGATAGAGGGGCAGATCTTAACTTTATCGAAGAGCCGACAGAGCTGAATCCATTTTGTCAACCGGTCCTCCAAACAGCGGGTGGACGAGCTGTATTTGACTGCAGGCGCATGATCAAACGTTGGAATGGCCAATATGAGATGTATTCGTCTAAGGAAAAAGCTGACAAGTCTTTCAAGGTTTTTGAGAAAATGTTGGAACTTGGGGCCGATATCTCTCAGAAGGACAGCCATGGTGGGACTTTGTTGCAAACTATTTTAATTGAAACCAAGGAAGTTCTGCCATCTTATTATTGGAAAACAAAAGAAACAAGCGATAATGTCCTCATAACGGATGAATTACGTCATGATTTAAATCGTATTTATGATCTATTAATTCGTTACAGTGTTACTGCGGACGAAATAGCTGTCTATCAGAACATTCCTCTCAAAGAACTTTACCAAGACAGTCCGACCATGGAGTTTTTAAATCGGTTAGATCAAAGCAGATCTTGA
- a CDS encoding Ltp family lipoprotein, producing the protein MKKFFIFIFAMFGLMVGFVAIVLSGYYRDYEKFHNRSSFPEPKENLLVPVSTRAYAKAKSWSEKSPLSKQQIKNYLTKYGRYSEYTSQSAVNKLNIDWKEQAVLRAKSYQKFHYSKEKLVGQLVDVDLFTPEEADYAIEKVHFDWKEEAVKEAESSANGGNISKERLLEILVENRKFTQEEAEYAIEHAQVDWLN; encoded by the coding sequence ATGAAAAAATTTTTTATATTTATTTTTGCGATGTTTGGATTGATGGTGGGATTTGTAGCTATTGTGTTAAGTGGTTATTATAGAGATTATGAAAAATTTCATAATAGATCAAGCTTTCCAGAACCGAAAGAAAATTTACTAGTACCAGTAAGTACAAGGGCATATGCAAAAGCTAAATCTTGGTCAGAGAAATCTCCTTTATCGAAGCAACAAATTAAAAATTATCTTACTAAGTATGGCAGGTATTCAGAGTATACTTCCCAGTCCGCTGTCAATAAGCTTAATATAGACTGGAAAGAGCAGGCTGTTTTAAGAGCAAAATCATATCAAAAGTTTCATTATTCAAAAGAAAAGTTAGTTGGGCAACTTGTAGATGTTGATCTATTTACTCCAGAAGAGGCTGACTATGCTATAGAAAAAGTTCATTTCGATTGGAAAGAGGAAGCTGTGAAAGAAGCGGAATCTTCTGCAAACGGTGGCAATATTTCGAAAGAACGGTTATTAGAAATACTTGTTGAAAATAGAAAATTTACTCAAGAGGAAGCGGAGTACGCAATAGAACATGCTCAAGTAGATTGGTTAAATTAA
- a CDS encoding RDD family protein gives MRKGETVMKILAINPISFKKRMTEFLFDYLFILAYLVFLFLGSMLIYIIFFNGVPEFTEIQSQWLVFFTSVLPITLLFTFLDYKNDGSFGKVKAGLELVYQKKTVQASLIRNVIKFLPWQLGHMGTIHGIYSDFDVLSIILSISATLLAVLLLAMTMFRNDKRHLGDLLAHTQVQLKGD, from the coding sequence ATGAGAAAGGGGGAGACAGTGATGAAGATATTAGCAATCAATCCTATTTCGTTTAAAAAAAGAATGACAGAATTTCTGTTTGATTATCTTTTCATTCTAGCTTATTTAGTTTTTCTATTTTTAGGTTCGATGCTTATTTACATTATCTTTTTTAATGGCGTCCCAGAGTTTACAGAAATTCAGTCGCAATGGCTTGTATTTTTTACCTCTGTTTTGCCAATCACGCTCCTGTTCACATTCTTAGATTATAAAAATGATGGCAGTTTTGGGAAGGTAAAAGCGGGACTGGAACTGGTCTACCAGAAAAAAACAGTGCAGGCTAGCTTGATTAGAAACGTCATCAAATTTTTACCTTGGCAACTTGGTCATATGGGCACGATTCATGGCATCTATAGTGATTTTGATGTGTTATCCATTATTCTTTCTATTTCGGCGACTCTACTCGCAGTTTTGCTACTGGCAATGACAATGTTTAGAAATGATAAGAGGCATCTAGGAGACCTGCTAGCCCATACGCAAGTGCAACTAAAAGGTGACTAG
- a CDS encoding DUF4300 family protein → MKSSKKIMLLTSCALALFALVACGSNQKQSKEKKEPSTVQKSSSDKERYKGTYSNLNSKASVEEVRTLLSAYLDRESVDKFLGLVTDYDSIVGSVGLTGDFSTFKKTDYNVEKISDLWTKKKGDFVGTNCRINSYTLLKNRIEIPKMKADSELLFVDNDAIDKGKIFGEADKEAFNILYSRVPTEATTDVKVHAKKMEEYFAHFKFNENARMLSVIVHDNLDGNTLFVGHVGVLVPAKDGYLFVEKLTFEEPYQAIKFATKEDVYKYLETKYQDYTGEGLAKPFIMDNEKWVEMK, encoded by the coding sequence ATGAAATCATCTAAAAAAATCATGCTCCTTACTAGCTGTGCCCTGGCGCTCTTTGCTTTAGTGGCTTGTGGTAGCAACCAAAAGCAATCCAAGGAAAAGAAGGAACCCTCAACGGTTCAGAAATCTAGTTCAGATAAGGAGCGCTACAAGGGTACCTACAGCAACCTCAACAGCAAGGCAAGTGTCGAAGAAGTGCGGACTCTTTTGTCTGCTTATTTGGATCGGGAAAGTGTAGATAAATTTCTGGGTCTAGTAACGGATTACGATAGCATTGTCGGCTCGGTCGGCTTGACGGGTGACTTCAGCACCTTCAAGAAAACAGACTACAATGTTGAGAAGATCAGTGACTTGTGGACCAAGAAAAAGGGCGATTTCGTCGGGACCAACTGCCGGATCAATAGCTATACTCTTCTGAAGAATCGCATCGAGATTCCTAAGATGAAAGCGGATAGTGAACTTTTGTTCGTGGACAATGATGCGATTGACAAAGGGAAGATCTTCGGTGAGGCAGACAAGGAAGCCTTTAACATTCTGTATTCACGGGTTCCGACAGAGGCGACAACGGATGTCAAGGTCCATGCCAAGAAGATGGAAGAGTATTTTGCTCATTTCAAGTTCAATGAAAATGCGCGCATGCTTTCTGTTATCGTTCATGATAACCTGGATGGAAATACCCTTTTTGTCGGTCACGTCGGTGTCTTGGTTCCTGCCAAGGACGGCTATCTCTTTGTCGAAAAGCTGACCTTTGAAGAACCCTATCAAGCCATCAAGTTTGCGACCAAGGAAGATGTCTACAAATACTTGGAGACCAAATACCAAGACTACACAGGCGAAGGTCTGGCTAAGCCCTTTATCATGGATAATGAAAAATGGGTTGAGATGAAGTAG